The following are encoded together in the Streptomyces sp. NBC_01465 genome:
- a CDS encoding enoyl-CoA hydratase/isomerase family protein, whose amino-acid sequence MADTVLYEVADGLATITINRPEAMNAMNIVTKVALRDAVQAAASDDAVRAVLLTSAGDRAFCVGQDLKEHIGLLAADREAGTGRTMNTVREHYNPIVRALTQMPKPVVAGVNGVAAGAGLGFALAADYRVVADTAKFTTSFAGVALTADSGVSWTLPRLIGQSRAADLLLFPRSITAQEAYELGIVNKLVPSADLASEAAAVARALAAGPTVAYAAIKRSLAYGAGHTLSQTLDREDELQTIAGASEDHAIAVQAFVNKEKPKYLGR is encoded by the coding sequence ATGGCGGACACCGTGCTGTACGAGGTGGCGGACGGACTCGCGACGATCACGATCAACCGGCCCGAGGCCATGAACGCGATGAACATCGTGACGAAGGTCGCCCTTCGCGACGCGGTGCAGGCCGCGGCCTCGGACGATGCCGTACGGGCCGTACTGCTGACCTCCGCCGGTGACCGCGCCTTCTGCGTAGGCCAGGACCTCAAGGAGCACATCGGGCTCCTCGCCGCCGACCGCGAGGCCGGGACCGGGCGGACCATGAACACCGTGCGCGAGCACTACAACCCGATCGTGCGCGCCCTGACCCAGATGCCCAAGCCCGTCGTCGCCGGCGTCAACGGCGTCGCCGCGGGCGCCGGTCTCGGTTTCGCGCTCGCCGCCGACTACCGGGTGGTCGCCGACACCGCGAAGTTCACGACCTCCTTCGCGGGTGTCGCACTCACCGCGGACTCGGGCGTTTCGTGGACGCTGCCGCGCCTGATCGGCCAGAGCCGCGCCGCCGACCTGCTGCTCTTCCCGCGCTCGATCACCGCGCAGGAGGCGTACGAGCTGGGCATCGTGAACAAGCTCGTACCGTCGGCCGACCTCGCCTCCGAGGCGGCCGCCGTGGCGCGCGCCCTCGCCGCGGGCCCGACGGTCGCGTACGCCGCGATCAAGAGGTCCCTGGCGTACGGCGCCGGGCACACGCTCAGCCAGACCCTCGACAGGGAGGACGAGCTGCAGACCATCGCCGGAGCCTCCGAGGACCACGCGATCGCCGTCCAGGCCTTCGTGAACAAGGAGAAGCCGAAGTACCTGGGGCGTTAG
- the folP gene encoding dihydropteroate synthase, whose product MLRLGRREFSAQEPVIMAIVNRTPDSFYDQGATFRDEPALARVEQAVSEGAAIIDIGGVKAGPGEEVSAQEEARRTVGFVAEVRRRHPDVVISVDTWRHDVGAAVCEAGADVLNDAWGGVDPKLAEVAARFGAGLVCTHAGGAEPRTRPHRVTYDDVMADILRVTVGLAERAVELGVRRDGIMIDPGHDFGKNTRHSLEATRRLGEMTETGWPVLVSLSNKDFVGETLDKPVKERVIGTLATTAVSAWLGAQVYRVHEVAETRQVLDMVASIAGLRPPAVARRGLA is encoded by the coding sequence ATGTTGCGGTTGGGACGGCGCGAATTCAGCGCACAGGAGCCGGTGATCATGGCGATCGTCAACCGGACTCCGGACTCCTTCTACGACCAGGGAGCCACCTTCCGCGACGAGCCCGCGCTCGCCCGCGTGGAGCAGGCGGTGTCGGAGGGGGCTGCGATCATCGACATCGGCGGGGTCAAGGCCGGTCCCGGCGAGGAGGTCTCGGCACAGGAGGAGGCGCGGCGCACGGTCGGCTTCGTCGCGGAGGTACGGCGGCGCCACCCGGACGTGGTGATCAGCGTCGACACCTGGCGGCACGACGTGGGGGCCGCGGTCTGCGAGGCGGGCGCCGATGTGCTCAACGACGCCTGGGGCGGCGTCGATCCGAAGCTGGCCGAGGTGGCTGCGCGGTTCGGGGCGGGTCTGGTGTGCACGCACGCGGGCGGCGCCGAGCCGCGGACGCGGCCGCACCGGGTGACGTACGACGACGTGATGGCGGACATCCTGCGCGTCACCGTGGGGCTGGCCGAGCGGGCCGTGGAGCTCGGGGTGCGGCGGGACGGGATCATGATCGACCCCGGTCATGACTTCGGGAAGAACACGCGGCATTCACTGGAGGCGACGCGGCGGCTCGGGGAGATGACGGAGACGGGGTGGCCGGTGCTGGTGTCCCTGTCGAACAAGGACTTCGTCGGGGAGACGCTCGACAAGCCGGTGAAGGAGCGGGTCATCGGGACGCTCGCCACGACTGCGGTTTCGGCTTGGCTGGGGGCGCAGGTGTATCGGGTGCACGAGGTCGCCGAGACGCGGCAGGTGCTGGACATGGTGGCGTCGATCGCTGGACTTCGCCCCCCGGCCGTTGCCCGGCGCGGGCTCGCGTAG
- a CDS encoding DNA-3-methyladenine glycosylase I: MSDAVAGSDGRLRCPWGLSAEDYVAYHDTEWGRPVHGDDALFERLCLEAFQSGLSWITILRRREGFRKAFAGFEIAAVARFTEADAERLLADPGIIRNRAKIAATLANAKVLGGWGSGELDELIWSYAPDQSARPAPRALSDVPAITAESTALAKELKKRGLRFVGPTTAYALMQACGLVDDHLADCFVRASR; this comes from the coding sequence GTGAGCGACGCGGTCGCGGGCTCCGACGGGCGGCTGCGCTGCCCCTGGGGGCTGTCCGCAGAGGACTACGTCGCGTACCACGACACCGAGTGGGGCCGGCCGGTCCACGGCGACGACGCGCTCTTCGAGCGGCTCTGTCTGGAGGCCTTCCAGTCGGGTCTGTCCTGGATCACGATCCTGCGCCGCCGCGAGGGCTTCCGCAAAGCCTTCGCGGGCTTCGAGATCGCGGCGGTCGCCCGCTTCACCGAGGCGGACGCCGAGCGCCTGCTCGCCGACCCCGGGATCATCCGCAACCGCGCCAAGATCGCGGCGACCCTCGCCAACGCGAAGGTGCTCGGCGGCTGGGGGAGCGGCGAACTGGACGAGCTGATCTGGTCGTACGCACCCGACCAGAGCGCCCGCCCTGCCCCCCGCGCCCTGTCCGACGTACCGGCGATCACGGCCGAGTCCACGGCCCTCGCCAAGGAGCTGAAGAAGCGCGGCCTGCGCTTCGTGGGGCCGACCACGGCCTACGCCCTGATGCAGGCGTGCGGCCTGGTCGACGACCACCTGGCGGACTGCTTCGTCCGCGCTTCCCGCTAA
- a CDS encoding GNAT family N-acetyltransferase: MEFTTGGRLEVRITPDDVGKRVSVRQFTDNPDGGEKFTDTVGVLTSWNDGVLSITRKSGESVRVSESSLVAGKSVPAAPARRRGPSAGFPELARVTARAWQPVESEPLGEWELRAAAGFTRRANSVLPLGDPGRPLPEALRHVREWYAARDLPAYIQLAMGSEGTQELLAAELAEHGWSSEVSALVRIAALAPIGDLDADVSRVALSRAVDEAWLSRYKRFGTPGPEVLKVIGSGPSTWFATVPAAEGGTPAAIGRCVVDGRWAGFMAIEVDPAARRQGLATAVMAALARRALEEGASAAWLQVEEDNSGARALYDRMGFETHHSYHHFRSL; encoded by the coding sequence GTGGAATTCACCACCGGCGGACGGCTTGAAGTCCGAATTACACCTGATGACGTGGGAAAACGCGTATCGGTCAGGCAGTTCACCGACAACCCCGACGGAGGTGAGAAGTTCACCGACACGGTGGGTGTTCTCACATCCTGGAACGACGGTGTGCTGTCGATCACACGCAAGTCCGGCGAATCGGTCCGGGTTTCCGAATCGTCGCTGGTGGCGGGCAAGAGCGTACCGGCCGCTCCGGCGCGCCGCAGGGGTCCTTCCGCCGGATTCCCCGAGCTGGCGCGGGTGACGGCGCGCGCCTGGCAGCCGGTCGAGAGCGAGCCGCTGGGCGAGTGGGAACTGCGGGCCGCCGCGGGATTCACGCGGCGTGCGAACTCCGTGCTGCCGCTGGGGGACCCGGGGCGTCCGCTGCCCGAGGCGCTCCGTCACGTACGTGAGTGGTACGCCGCCCGGGACCTGCCCGCGTACATCCAGCTGGCCATGGGCAGCGAGGGCACCCAGGAGCTCCTCGCCGCCGAGCTCGCGGAGCACGGCTGGTCGAGCGAAGTCAGCGCGCTCGTACGGATCGCCGCGCTCGCGCCGATCGGCGACCTCGATGCGGACGTCTCACGGGTCGCGCTCTCGCGCGCCGTCGACGAGGCGTGGCTCTCGCGCTACAAGCGGTTCGGGACTCCGGGTCCAGAGGTTCTCAAAGTGATCGGCAGCGGTCCTTCCACCTGGTTCGCCACCGTGCCCGCCGCCGAAGGCGGTACTCCCGCTGCGATCGGCCGTTGTGTGGTCGACGGCCGCTGGGCCGGGTTCATGGCGATCGAGGTCGATCCGGCCGCGCGCCGCCAGGGTCTTGCGACCGCCGTGATGGCGGCGCTCGCCCGGCGCGCCCTGGAGGAGGGCGCCTCGGCGGCGTGGCTGCAGGTGGAGGAGGACAACAGCGGGGCCCGTGCCCTCTACGACCGCATGGGATTCGAGACCCACCACTCCTACCACCACTTCCGGTCCCTCTAG
- the sigE gene encoding RNA polymerase sigma factor SigE produces MVGAPLDTTRADRGGAAAPVDRGGVLRRFLRSAGEPKSVTNIAADSSATAQTATFTSDADAQAWTPPTWEEIVSTHSGRVYRLAYRLTGNQHDAEDLTQEVFVRVFRSLSTYTPGTFEGWLHRITTNLFLDMVRRKQRIRFDALGDDAAERLPSREPSPQQVFNDTHFDADVQHALDTLAPEFRAAVVLCDIEGLSYEEIAATLGVKLGTVRSRIHRGRSHLRKALQHRSPEARRAEQRALAGVTSGSSGVGGEDGAA; encoded by the coding sequence ATGGTAGGGGCTCCACTGGACACCACCAGAGCCGACAGGGGAGGTGCGGCTGCGCCTGTGGATCGGGGAGGAGTGCTGCGGCGCTTTCTCAGGTCGGCGGGTGAGCCGAAATCCGTGACCAACATTGCTGCCGACAGCTCTGCTACGGCCCAGACCGCGACGTTCACCTCGGACGCCGATGCGCAGGCATGGACTCCGCCCACGTGGGAGGAGATCGTCAGCACGCACAGCGGCCGGGTGTACCGCCTCGCCTACCGTCTGACCGGCAACCAGCACGACGCCGAGGACCTCACCCAGGAAGTCTTCGTCCGCGTCTTCCGCTCGCTGTCGACGTACACGCCCGGCACGTTCGAGGGCTGGCTCCACCGCATCACCACGAACCTCTTCCTGGACATGGTCCGCCGCAAGCAGCGCATCCGCTTCGACGCGCTCGGCGACGATGCGGCCGAGCGGCTGCCCAGCCGCGAGCCGTCCCCGCAGCAGGTGTTCAACGACACCCACTTCGACGCGGACGTGCAGCACGCGCTGGACACGCTGGCCCCGGAGTTCCGTGCCGCCGTCGTCCTCTGCGACATCGAGGGGCTGAGCTACGAGGAGATCGCGGCCACCCTCGGAGTGAAGCTCGGCACCGTCCGCAGCCGGATCCACCGCGGCCGCTCACATCTGCGCAAGGCACTGCAGCACCGTTCGCCGGAGGCCCGCCGGGCCGAGCAGCGTGCGCTGGCCGGGGTGACCTCCGGCTCTTCCGGGGTGGGTGGAGAGGACGGGGCCGCGTGA
- a CDS encoding TIGR00730 family Rossman fold protein — MDNPEGAKALDEQRLGPVVRRREQVQPGTTDQRLLDSEGDSEWVHTDPWRVMRIQSEFVEGFGALAELPSAISVFGSARTPADSPEYEAGVRIGRALVDAGFAVITGGGPGAMEAANKGAREAKGVSVGLGIELPFEQGLNPHVDIGVNFRYFFVRKTMFVKYAQGFVVLPGGLGTLDELFEALTLVQTRKVTRFPIVLFGTEYWSGLVDWLRDTVIAQGKASEKDLLLFHVTDDVDEAVALVTKETSK; from the coding sequence ATGGACAACCCCGAGGGAGCGAAGGCCCTGGACGAGCAGCGGCTCGGCCCGGTGGTACGCCGCCGGGAGCAGGTCCAGCCGGGCACGACCGATCAGCGGCTGCTCGACTCCGAGGGCGACTCCGAGTGGGTGCACACCGACCCCTGGAGGGTCATGCGCATCCAGTCGGAGTTCGTGGAGGGCTTCGGCGCACTGGCCGAACTGCCCAGCGCCATCAGCGTCTTCGGCTCGGCGCGCACGCCCGCGGACTCACCGGAGTACGAGGCGGGCGTACGCATCGGCCGCGCCCTGGTCGACGCGGGCTTCGCGGTGATCACGGGCGGCGGCCCCGGCGCGATGGAGGCGGCGAACAAGGGGGCCAGGGAGGCCAAGGGCGTCTCGGTGGGCCTCGGCATCGAGCTCCCCTTCGAGCAGGGGCTGAACCCGCACGTCGACATCGGCGTGAACTTCCGCTACTTCTTCGTCCGCAAGACGATGTTCGTGAAGTACGCACAGGGCTTCGTGGTCCTGCCGGGCGGCCTCGGCACCCTGGACGAACTCTTCGAGGCCCTGACGCTGGTCCAGACGAGGAAGGTCACCCGCTTCCCGATCGTGCTGTTCGGCACGGAGTACTGGAGCGGGCTCGTGGACTGGCTCCGGGACACGGTGATCGCCCAGGGCAAGGCGTCGGAGAAGGACCTGCTGCTGTTCCACGTGACGGACGACGTGGACGAGGCGGTAGCCCTGGTCACGAAGGAAACGTCCAAGTAG
- a CDS encoding transglutaminase-like domain-containing protein, producing MREESPDTPEQADWRREFADEARAERPDLAQLCLLIGTQADPGFGQAGIDAAQIELDRLAGLLPFGVSGARSWAVALGELLGTAGGFRGAPGDYQRLGSSLLHQVLRRRRGLPILLSVVWIEVARRAGAPVYGVALPGHFVVGFGAPDDLVLVDPFDGGRLLTGQDAGLLVAGATGAPLEPSMLAPAEPLDIVLRILNNIRAWAATRPERSDVQLWAVELSLLLPSHPARLRYEHAQLLVQRGDFLRGAAELEDYADVVAEVEPATAEVIRGRARSARAMLN from the coding sequence ATGCGCGAGGAATCCCCCGACACCCCCGAACAGGCCGATTGGCGGCGGGAGTTCGCCGACGAGGCACGTGCGGAGCGTCCCGACCTCGCGCAGCTCTGTCTGCTCATCGGAACCCAGGCCGATCCCGGCTTCGGGCAGGCGGGCATCGACGCCGCCCAGATCGAACTCGACCGGCTGGCGGGCCTGTTGCCCTTCGGGGTCTCCGGCGCCCGCTCCTGGGCGGTCGCGCTGGGCGAACTCCTGGGCACGGCAGGGGGGTTCAGGGGCGCTCCCGGCGACTACCAGCGCCTCGGCTCCTCGCTCCTGCACCAGGTGCTGCGCCGCCGCCGGGGACTGCCGATCCTGCTCTCCGTCGTCTGGATCGAGGTGGCGCGGCGTGCGGGCGCACCGGTGTACGGGGTGGCCCTCCCGGGTCATTTTGTGGTCGGCTTCGGCGCCCCCGACGATCTGGTCCTGGTCGACCCGTTCGACGGCGGGCGGCTGCTGACCGGCCAGGACGCGGGCCTGCTGGTGGCGGGCGCGACGGGCGCCCCGCTGGAGCCCTCGATGCTGGCCCCGGCCGAACCGCTCGACATCGTCCTGCGCATCCTCAACAACATCCGTGCCTGGGCGGCGACCCGACCCGAGCGCTCGGACGTCCAGCTCTGGGCGGTGGAGCTCTCCCTGCTGCTGCCGTCCCATCCTGCGCGCCTGCGCTACGAGCACGCTCAACTCCTGGTCCAGCGCGGTGACTTCCTGCGCGGGGCGGCGGAGCTGGAGGACTACGCGGACGTGGTGGCGGAGGTCGAGCCGGCGACGGCCGAGGTGATCAGGGGCCGGGCCAGGTCGGCGCGGGCCATGCTGAACTGA
- a CDS encoding anti-sigma factor family protein — MSGSGPTPAEQHLGDRLAALVDGELNHDVRERVLSHLASCPKCKAEADAQRRLKSVFAETAPPPPSEGLLARLQGLPGGPGGDDTGRGGSGPFGGGRFADGVYGLTSSSRGFPPDPRESFGYVPARPHPAAAAGFPIHPVGRQDTDRSSFSSRRRFAFAAASAVSLAAIALGGAMPNGAPTGATSAGAQGGGTAAPQQSGGQAVVGTEILRRQGGGAASVPTSEEESRPPVTATSTSSVVALSAPVVSTGPLRAPLSHPLSAALLTGSSLPPLIPATASTPPVTPSPGVTPAATQLAGAPQLTRH; from the coding sequence GTGAGTGGATCCGGTCCGACCCCTGCCGAGCAGCACCTCGGCGACCGCCTCGCCGCCCTCGTCGACGGTGAGCTGAACCACGACGTGCGCGAGCGGGTCCTGTCCCATCTCGCGAGCTGTCCCAAATGCAAGGCCGAGGCCGACGCACAGCGCCGCCTCAAGAGCGTGTTCGCCGAGACCGCACCGCCACCGCCCTCCGAGGGACTGCTCGCGCGCCTGCAGGGGCTGCCCGGCGGACCCGGAGGTGACGACACGGGGCGCGGCGGATCAGGCCCCTTCGGCGGGGGAAGATTCGCCGACGGTGTCTACGGACTGACTTCTTCTTCCCGGGGGTTCCCCCCGGACCCCCGTGAGTCCTTTGGTTACGTCCCCGCCAGACCCCACCCGGCAGCCGCAGCGGGCTTCCCGATCCACCCCGTCGGCCGCCAGGACACCGACCGCTCCTCGTTCTCCTCGCGGCGCAGGTTCGCCTTCGCCGCCGCCAGTGCGGTCTCGCTGGCCGCGATCGCGCTCGGCGGCGCCATGCCGAACGGAGCGCCCACAGGCGCCACTTCGGCCGGTGCGCAGGGCGGCGGCACCGCAGCCCCGCAGCAGTCGGGCGGTCAGGCCGTGGTGGGTACGGAAATCCTCCGGCGCCAGGGCGGTGGAGCCGCCTCCGTGCCGACGAGCGAGGAGGAGAGCCGTCCGCCGGTCACCGCGACGAGTACGTCCTCGGTCGTGGCGCTCTCCGCGCCCGTCGTGTCGACGGGCCCGCTGCGGGCCCCCCTCTCGCATCCGCTCTCGGCGGCGCTGCTCACCGGTTCCTCGCTGCCGCCCCTGATACCGGCGACCGCATCAACACCCCCCGTGACACCGAGTCCCGGCGTCACTCCGGCAGCCACCCAGCTTGCCGGGGCTCCGCAGCTGACCCGGCACTGA
- a CDS encoding DUF3117 domain-containing protein encodes MAAMKPRTGDGPLEVTKEGRGIVMRVPLEGGGRLVVELTPDEADALGDALKKVVG; translated from the coding sequence ATGGCGGCCATGAAGCCGCGGACGGGCGACGGCCCGCTCGAGGTGACCAAGGAGGGGCGGGGCATCGTCATGCGCGTTCCGCTCGAAGGCGGCGGTCGGCTTGTCGTCGAGCTGACTCCGGACGAGGCCGACGCGCTCGGCGACGCGCTGAAGAAGGTCGTCGGCTGA
- a CDS encoding O-methyltransferase — protein sequence MRQLRGQERAITANRQTSWAFADAFVAEDEALRWARDRARDSGLPSVSPGTGAALRLLAATAGAKSVAEIGTGTGVSGIYLLQGMRRDGVLTTVDPEPERQGFARQAFRAAGFAGNRARFIPGRALDVLPRLADGGYDLVFVDGDRLESLDVLAESLRLLRPGGLVCFEGVFADGRTVDSAHQPAEVLHLRELLRAVRESQELLPSLLPVGDGLLCAVRRG from the coding sequence CTGCGTCAACTACGGGGACAGGAGAGGGCCATTACCGCCAACCGGCAGACGAGCTGGGCGTTCGCCGACGCCTTTGTCGCCGAGGACGAAGCCCTGCGCTGGGCCCGGGACCGGGCCCGCGACTCAGGGCTGCCCTCGGTGTCACCGGGAACCGGCGCCGCGCTGCGACTGCTGGCCGCGACGGCGGGGGCGAAGTCCGTCGCCGAGATCGGCACGGGGACGGGCGTCTCGGGGATCTATCTGCTGCAGGGGATGCGGCGCGACGGTGTTCTGACCACGGTGGATCCGGAGCCGGAGCGGCAGGGCTTCGCCCGCCAGGCGTTCCGGGCGGCCGGCTTCGCGGGCAACCGGGCCCGGTTCATCCCGGGGCGGGCGCTGGACGTACTGCCGCGGCTCGCCGACGGCGGGTACGACCTGGTTTTCGTGGACGGCGACCGGCTCGAGTCGCTGGATGTGCTCGCTGAATCGTTGCGCCTGCTGCGACCGGGCGGTCTGGTCTGCTTCGAGGGTGTCTTCGCGGACGGCCGCACGGTCGACTCCGCGCATCAGCCGGCGGAGGTACTGCATCTGCGCGAGCTGCTGCGCGCGGTCCGCGAGAGCCAGGAGCTGTTGCCTTCGCTGCTGCCGGTCGGCGACGGGTTGCTCTGCGCGGTCCGACGGGGCTGA
- a CDS encoding ATP-binding protein — protein MSLPLTRRIARAALLLAASAAPVVAAAGSASAVDLPQAPNLGGLTALDGGGLGDTVDGAAQKATGLAGDAGSKAVKKAVPTAGKTLGKAGKTATPAAQKAAGDAAGSAADILGETTKSATDGGLPVGGLPTGGGLPVSGLPSTGSLPVSGLPLG, from the coding sequence ATGTCCCTCCCCCTGACCCGTCGGATCGCCCGTGCCGCACTGCTCCTCGCGGCGAGCGCAGCCCCCGTGGTCGCGGCGGCCGGCTCCGCAAGCGCCGTGGACCTTCCGCAGGCCCCGAACCTGGGCGGTCTGACCGCCCTGGACGGCGGCGGCCTCGGTGACACCGTCGACGGTGCCGCCCAGAAGGCCACCGGGCTGGCGGGCGACGCCGGCAGCAAGGCCGTGAAGAAGGCCGTCCCGACCGCGGGCAAGACCCTCGGCAAGGCGGGCAAGACCGCGACCCCCGCCGCCCAGAAGGCCGCCGGTGACGCCGCGGGCAGCGCCGCCGACATCCTCGGCGAGACCACCAAGTCGGCGACGGACGGCGGCCTTCCGGTCGGCGGCCTGCCCACCGGTGGCGGCCTCCCGGTCAGCGGTCTGCCCTCCACGGGCTCGCTGCCGGTCTCGGGCCTGCCGCTCGGCTGA
- the dapC gene encoding succinyldiaminopimelate transaminase, with amino-acid sequence MSSAVSSRLPVFPWDKLEPYKATAKAHPDGIVDLSVGTPVDPVPAVIQKALIAAADSPGYPTVWGTTELRDAITGWCEKRLGAVDVRHTNVLPIVGSKELVAWLPTQLGLGAGDKVAYPRLAYPTYEVGARLCGAEAVVYDDPTELDPTDLKLLWLNSPSNPTGRVLSKDELVRIVAWAREHGVLIASDECYLELGWEADPVSVLHPDVCGGTYEGLLAVHSLSKRSNFAGYRLAFLAGDAEIVGELLQIRKHGGMMTAAPVQAAAAAALNDDAHVQEQRARYAARRTVLRTALEAHGFRIEHSEASLYLWATRGEGCWDTVAHLAELGILVAPGDFYGEAGAEFVRVALTATDERVEAAVKRLG; translated from the coding sequence GTGAGCAGCGCAGTCTCCTCGCGTCTCCCCGTCTTCCCCTGGGACAAGCTCGAGCCGTACAAGGCGACGGCCAAGGCCCACCCGGACGGCATCGTCGACCTGTCGGTCGGCACGCCCGTCGACCCGGTCCCCGCCGTCATCCAGAAAGCGCTGATCGCGGCCGCCGACTCGCCGGGCTATCCGACGGTGTGGGGGACCACGGAGCTGCGGGACGCGATCACCGGCTGGTGCGAGAAGCGGCTGGGCGCGGTCGACGTGCGCCACACGAACGTGCTGCCGATCGTCGGCTCCAAGGAGCTGGTGGCGTGGCTGCCGACGCAACTGGGTCTCGGCGCGGGCGACAAGGTGGCCTACCCGCGACTCGCGTACCCGACGTACGAGGTCGGCGCGCGGCTCTGCGGCGCGGAGGCCGTGGTCTACGACGACCCGACCGAGCTCGACCCCACCGACCTCAAGCTGCTCTGGCTCAACTCGCCCTCGAATCCGACCGGTCGGGTCCTGTCCAAGGACGAGCTCGTACGGATCGTGGCGTGGGCCCGCGAGCACGGCGTCCTCATCGCGAGCGACGAGTGCTACCTGGAGCTGGGCTGGGAGGCCGACCCGGTCTCGGTCCTGCACCCGGACGTCTGCGGCGGTACGTACGAGGGCCTGCTCGCCGTTCACTCGCTCTCCAAGCGCTCCAACTTCGCGGGCTACCGGCTGGCGTTCCTGGCCGGTGACGCGGAGATCGTCGGCGAGCTGCTGCAGATCCGCAAGCACGGCGGCATGATGACCGCCGCCCCCGTACAGGCCGCCGCCGCGGCCGCGCTGAACGACGACGCGCATGTGCAGGAGCAGCGGGCGCGGTACGCGGCCCGGCGGACCGTGCTGCGTACGGCACTTGAGGCGCACGGCTTCCGCATCGAGCACAGCGAGGCGAGCCTCTACCTCTGGGCGACGCGCGGCGAGGGCTGCTGGGACACCGTGGCGCACCTCGCGGAGCTGGGCATCCTGGTCGCGCCGGGGGACTTCTACGGCGAGGCGGGCGCGGAGTTCGTACGGGTGGCGCTGACGGCCACCGACGAGCGCGTGGAGGCCGCGGTGAAGCGGCTGGGCTAG
- the dapE gene encoding succinyl-diaminopimelate desuccinylase yields the protein MTETPLDLTLDAPALTAWLVDFPSVSGTEKPLADAVEQALRTLPHLTVDRYGNNVVARTNLGRAERVILAGHLDTVPIADNVPSHLDEDGMLWGCGSCDMKSGLAVQLRIAATVPEPNRDLTFVFYDNEEVAADLNGLGKVVEAHPDWIKGDFAVVLESSDLEVEGGCQGTLRVLLKTKGERAHSARGWMGSNAIHTAAPILAKLASYEARWPVIEGLEYREGLNAVGIEGGEAKNVIPDSCTVTVNFRYAPDRTAEDALAHVREVFADCDIDEFIVDDHSGAAMPGLTQPAAKAFIEAVGGTPRPKFGWTDVARFGSLGIPAVNYGPGNPLLAHKRDERVKASLIAECETRLHAWLTA from the coding sequence ATGACCGAAACCCCGCTCGACCTCACCCTGGACGCCCCGGCGCTGACCGCCTGGCTCGTCGACTTCCCCTCGGTGAGCGGCACCGAGAAGCCCCTGGCCGACGCGGTCGAGCAGGCGCTGCGCACCCTCCCGCACCTGACCGTCGACCGGTACGGCAACAACGTCGTGGCCCGTACGAACCTGGGCCGCGCCGAGCGTGTCATCCTCGCGGGCCACCTCGACACCGTGCCGATCGCGGACAACGTCCCCTCGCACCTGGACGAGGACGGCATGCTCTGGGGCTGCGGCTCCTGCGACATGAAGTCGGGCCTGGCGGTCCAGCTGCGTATCGCGGCGACGGTCCCCGAGCCCAACCGCGACCTCACCTTCGTCTTCTACGACAACGAAGAGGTCGCCGCCGACCTCAACGGCCTGGGCAAGGTCGTCGAGGCACACCCCGACTGGATCAAGGGCGACTTCGCGGTCGTACTCGAATCCTCCGACCTGGAGGTCGAGGGCGGCTGCCAGGGCACCCTGCGGGTCCTGCTGAAGACCAAGGGCGAGCGCGCGCACTCGGCGCGCGGCTGGATGGGCTCCAACGCGATCCACACCGCGGCACCGATCCTGGCGAAGCTCGCGTCGTACGAGGCGAGGTGGCCGGTGATCGAGGGCCTGGAGTACCGCGAGGGCCTCAACGCGGTCGGCATCGAGGGCGGCGAGGCGAAGAACGTCATCCCCGACTCCTGCACGGTCACCGTCAACTTCCGTTACGCACCGGACCGTACCGCCGAGGACGCGCTCGCGCACGTCCGCGAGGTCTTCGCCGACTGCGACATCGACGAGTTCATCGTCGACGACCACTCGGGCGCCGCCATGCCGGGCCTCACCCAGCCGGCCGCCAAGGCGTTCATCGAAGCGGTCGGCGGCACCCCGCGCCCCAAGTTCGGCTGGACGGACGTGGCGCGCTTCGGCTCGCTCGGCATCCCGGCCGTGAACTACGGCCCGGGCAACCCGCTGCTCGCCCACAAGCGCGACGAGCGGGTCAAGGCGTCGCTGATCGCCGAGTGCGAGACGCGACTCCACGCCTGGCTGACGGCATAA
- the fdxA gene encoding ferredoxin has translation MTYVIAQPCVDVKDKACIEECPVDCIYEGSRSLYIHPDECVDCGACEPVCPVEAIFYEDDTPEEWKDYYKANVEYFDELGSPGGASKLGLIERDHPFIAALPPQNQPG, from the coding sequence GTGACTTACGTCATCGCGCAGCCTTGTGTCGACGTCAAGGACAAGGCGTGCATCGAGGAGTGCCCCGTCGACTGCATCTACGAGGGCTCCAGGTCCTTGTACATCCACCCGGACGAATGCGTCGACTGCGGAGCCTGTGAGCCGGTCTGTCCCGTGGAAGCGATCTTCTACGAGGACGACACCCCGGAGGAGTGGAAGGACTACTACAAGGCGAACGTCGAGTACTTCGACGAGCTCGGCTCGCCCGGTGGTGCCTCCAAGCTCGGCCTGATCGAGCGCGACCACCCCTTCATCGCAGCGCTGCCGCCGCAGAACCAGCCCGGCTGA